Within the Fusarium keratoplasticum isolate Fu6.1 chromosome 1, whole genome shotgun sequence genome, the region GCGACATCACAGCCGCGGTTATAGGCGAAAAATAATCAACTCTTCAATCTTCGCATCTTAGAGCTTCAAGCCACTGTCTGATACCAAGATGTCTTTCAATGATTTGCCTTCGCAGATGAAAGCGGCTCAGCTCCTCGGCGTCAGTTCAACCCCAGCTTGCCTGTCATAAGTAGTTGTTTGACTGACCAGGCATTGGCAATTTAGTACAATGAGCCATACGCATTAGTTATCACGAGGACACCCCAAATCAAAGacgatgagctcctcgtcaaggtccaTGCGGCAGGCTTCTGTCACTCTGATCTCCAAGTTTATCACGGCCAATTCAAGTCCAAGCTCCCCATAATTCCATCTCACGAGCCTGCTGGAGTCATCGTGCAAGTGGGTTATAGATGCGGCGGCTCTTGGAAAGTAGGCGACCGTGTGGGTGTGCTCAACTTCAAGAAGGCGTGCACTCAATGCACCGGCTGCGTACTATCCAAGAAACGTTATGGCACATTTGATCCCCGGTACTGTGAGAAGCGTGAGATGGCGGGTTTCAAGGACGATGGCTGTCTGGCTGAATACATGGTGGCCGACCCGGCGACAACCATATTGCTGCCAGATGAAGTTTCATTTGATCAGGCAGCCCCATTGATGTGCGCAGGCGTAagtcttcatcttcttcgctcTCTGGGACAACAAGCTAATGGTGTCTCAGGCAACTGTCTGGGGTGCTCTCGAGAAGGCGACAAAAGACCTGGAACCCAATGCCACTGTTGCCATCATCGGAATCGGCGGTCTTGGCTACCTAGGACTTCAATTCGCCAAGGCTATGGGCTTTCGCACGATTGCCATCGATAATCACAAAGCAGGTCGCACTCTAGCAACCGATGTTCCCAAGCCAGACCTATCACCAGATCTCATAGTTGATTCAAGTCAACCTAACGCCGCTGGAGAGATCTTTGAGTTTACAGAGAAGGAGGGTGTTGCAGCTGCAGTTGTGTGCACAGACTCGATTAAGGTCACAGCCTGGACACTTTCGCTGCTTCGGATTGGCGGCACTGTGGTGGTTCTGGGTCTCCCTCCAGAGAACTGGCAATTCGATTCCAGTATCCTTGTATTTCGAGAATTGACGATTAAGGGGAGTTACGTTGCCAGCGCAGAGAGCACAGCAAGAATGATGGAGGCAGTGGGAAGAAGTGGAATTAGGTCTCAGATTACACGGGTCGCGTTTGAAGATGCCCCCAAGATAGTTGAGAGATATGAGAAAAGGGACTTCAAGGGGAGGATGGTAGTTGAGTTCGCATGATAGGGCCAGGTCAAACAAACAGATGTGGAAAAGGATAACCTCGAACAACTCCTAGAACAGACAATGTCCCATTGGCCACTTTTTACCCTATCTGTCCAACAGATTTCAGACCAAGTTCTCAGACGAACCTACCCTGAACTATACCAATAACAAAATGCTATGGTGCACCTGTGTTCCTTGACATCTTGTGCCAATATTGTGAAAGCGCGCAGTTTCAACCTCGGCTCGACCGGCGCGTCCTTGGATCTTGGCGAATTTCCTGTATCCACCAGAGTGCCCTTGTGATGCTGATCTTTCCGCCTTGGGGAGACAGGAATTTGGGGTAAAACCATCCAATCAGAGGGACGCTGACTGATCCCCGGCCCCCATCTTAGACATGACCCCAACCTCCAGGCCTTTGGGGTCATTTGGGAGTAATAACCTAGGCAACTGATAACGCTGGTAGTTTCTATCATCCTTGAAAAGCTGGGAGCGAAAGAGCGTTTTAGTTCTGTTGGCACACAAGATAACTGAATCTCAAAGTGACGCCACTCGTCCGACGGTATCTTGGCTCTTGAGATAGAGAAAGGCGTGATTCATCATGTCTGTCTTCTTTAAGGATGTTTCGCCGTATGATCCCTTTGCCAATCTTATCTCTAGCCACTCACAACTAACAGACGACTCCTAGGGATAATCcggtcaagaagggcgatGCCGAAAAGCTTCTTCAGAAGCGTCTTGGAGTGGGCATAGACGCCAAAGACTCAGCCGACTTTGACCTGCTCCTTGCCGCAGTTCATGACTGTGCTGAGCATATCTCTGCTCTTCCTGACTATCAGCCTGTTCCAGATGAGAAACTATACCCTCGTCTGAACCTTCACCGAGCAACTCCTGAGGAGCAAGAGTTTGGTAGCGAATGGGCGCACAAGTTTCTCATCCAAGGCAAACCTGATGGCGCCGGCACCCTCAAAGGCAAGACAGTCTGTCTTAAAGACTGCATCGCTGTAGCGGGTGTACCGCAATTCTTTGGAAGCGATGCTTTCCCTGCATGGACGCCCAAAACAGATGCCACTGTTGTCACAAGGGTGTTGGACCAGGGAGCGGATATTGTCGGCACCAGCGTGTGCGAAAATTTCTGTAACTCGACATCCTCCTTCACAAGTGCTCAAGGAATTGTCGAGAATCCGCATAGTCGAGGTTATTCGGCTGGCGGAAGCACATCAGGAGGTGCAGCGCTGGTATCGTCAGGTCGCGTTGACTGCGCGATTGGGTCTGACCAGGGTGGAAGCATTCGTGTTCCCTCAGCACTTTGTGGATGTAAGTTGGTGTTCTTTCCACTTACGTATGCAAAACTCTCGTATTGACTAACCTCATCATAGGCGTCGGACTAAAGCCTACACATGGCCTCGTCCCGTGGACAGGAATTACCAGTGGTGATGCAATCGACGACCACGCGGGTCCCTTGACACGATCtgttcttgatgctgccatcttcctcgatGCCATGGCCGGTTATGATGGAATCGATGATCGAGCCCTGGGCGCTGGCGCACACGGCTCCCATGGTTATGCCAATTCGTTGAGCCCAGAACCAAGTCTTTCCGGTGTCAAGATTGGCATCCTTCGAGAGGGCTTCGACCAGCCCATCGTACAGTCAAGTGTACGAGATGTCGTCATGTCGGCGGTGAAAAAGTTCGAAAAACTCGGCGCTACTGTTCAAGAAGTGTCGATCCCCTCACATCTCGAAGGCCCTTCGATATGGACTATCCAACAACGCATCGCCGGCGCTAT harbors:
- a CDS encoding PKS-ER domain-containing protein, with the translated sequence MSFNDLPSQMKAAQLLGYNEPYALVITRTPQIKDDELLVKVHAAGFCHSDLQVYHGQFKSKLPIIPSHEPAGVIVQVGYRCGGSWKVGDRVGVLNFKKACTQCTGCVLSKKRYGTFDPRYCEKREMAGFKDDGCLAEYMVADPATTILLPDEVSFDQAAPLMCAGATVWGALEKATKDLEPNATVAIIGIGGLGYLGLQFAKAMGFRTIAIDNHKAGRTLATDVPKPDLSPDLIVDSSQPNAAGEIFEFTEKEGVAAAVVCTDSIKVTAWTLSLLRIGGTVVVLGLPPENWQFDSSILVFRELTIKGSYVASAESTARMMEAVGRSGIRSQITRVAFEDAPKIVERYEKRDFKGRMVVEFA
- a CDS encoding Amidase domain-containing protein produces the protein MSVFFKDVSPDNPVKKGDAEKLLQKRLGVGIDAKDSADFDLLLAAVHDCAEHISALPDYQPVPDEKLYPRLNLHRATPEEQEFGSEWAHKFLIQGKPDGAGTLKGKTVCLKDCIAVAGVPQFFGSDAFPAWTPKTDATVVTRVLDQGADIVGTSVCENFCNSTSSFTSAQGIVENPHSRGYSAGGSTSGGAALVSSGRVDCAIGSDQGGSIRVPSALCGCVGLKPTHGLVPWTGITSGDAIDDHAGPLTRSVLDAAIFLDAMAGYDGIDDRALGAGAHGSHGYANSLSPEPSLSGVKIGILREGFDQPIVQSSVRDVVMSAVKKFEKLGATVQEVSIPSHLEGPSIWTIQQRIAGAMNIIGQAHGRRGLYLTEFEHARLPWTSENFAKLFPSTKNTVINGLYLADRFPGLYGKTMNLSRKISDDYEKIFRDFDVVVMPTTPYVAPKHGDPKGTPRECFEPSIGLTSNTAVFNVTGHPAMSIPVGFAPATEDPTVQLPVGLQIVGGLWEEKKILKVGNAWERAYNWRVPAFVAEKANVGETLKMDAWVKVNGASVTSKNALAVES